One genomic region from Microcystis panniformis FACHB-1757 encodes:
- a CDS encoding succinate--CoA ligase subunit alpha, which translates to MKWTDKDQIIMQGIDRPLGKYYAARLKTQGTCLVAGVASGHGGEIIAEIPVFDLVAEAVAEAGEIKTSLILVPPNQVLDAALEAIAAAIPQLIIVTPGVPPLDLVELLKIASTTGTLILGPGSQGVIIPNYLWLGICEPSFYQSGTIGLITRGDRIGDEVAKTLTAAGYGESMAVNLGTDGIIGSNLSQWLQVFEEDDNTEAILLVSQVGGKAEIEAAKYIASAIEKPVIAYLVGLNAAIETNFGDTETIISNQLSYSVAAKNTRKDSLRHFQEAGVTVVEKLADLPASLGKVLS; encoded by the coding sequence ATGAAATGGACAGATAAGGATCAGATAATTATGCAAGGGATCGATCGACCCCTAGGCAAATATTATGCGGCAAGATTGAAAACCCAGGGAACCTGTTTAGTAGCGGGGGTGGCTAGTGGCCACGGTGGTGAGATAATCGCAGAGATACCAGTGTTTGATCTAGTGGCCGAGGCCGTTGCTGAAGCAGGGGAAATCAAGACCAGTTTAATTTTAGTCCCCCCCAATCAAGTCCTAGATGCGGCCTTAGAAGCGATCGCAGCAGCCATTCCCCAATTAATTATCGTCACCCCCGGAGTTCCCCCCTTGGATCTGGTGGAATTATTAAAGATAGCTAGTACCACCGGGACATTAATTCTCGGACCTGGCAGCCAGGGTGTAATTATTCCCAATTATCTTTGGTTGGGTATTTGTGAACCCAGTTTTTATCAATCGGGGACAATCGGTCTGATCACCCGCGGCGATCGCATAGGGGATGAAGTGGCGAAAACTTTAACAGCGGCCGGTTATGGTGAATCTATGGCGGTAAATTTGGGTACTGACGGCATTATTGGCTCCAATTTGTCCCAATGGTTGCAGGTTTTCGAGGAAGATGACAATACCGAGGCAATTCTCCTCGTCAGTCAGGTGGGAGGAAAGGCCGAAATCGAGGCAGCCAAATATATTGCCTCGGCGATCGAAAAACCGGTGATTGCCTATCTTGTGGGGTTAAATGCAGCGATTGAAACCAATTTCGGCGATACAGAAACAATTATTTCTAACCAACTTTCCTACTCTGTTGCCGCTAAGAATACCAGAAAAGATAGCTTACGTCATTTTCAAGAAGCTGGGGTGACAGTGGTGGAAAAATTAGCCGATTTACCTGCCTCTTTAGGGAAAGTCTTGTCCTGA
- a CDS encoding ATP-grasp domain-containing protein, producing MDLLEYQAKEIFAQVGIPILPSQPIHEPGGLKRLNIPYPIVLKSQVRAGGRGKAGGVKFVANTIDAIAAAHAIFHLPIAGEYPEVILAEARYNPQQEIFLAILLDYHLQRPVLLGASQGGMDVDSLLATMQKVVIEERFSPYLCRQLAVSMGLRGSLIESISQILEKMYSLFVSKDLDIIEINPLGINETGEVMALDGKITVNDAALARHLDLLALTPPQLQSPWSIIDQTGRIAMISNGQGLMSTVWDALASKGAKLAAWLILEERLELEQLNEQIESGLQQFQLLADLKVIIVDIISYPDFGQKAIETISNYYRSYSPLSPSRGSGERTIRATRQERQTLQPRSFLNPTLPQIIFRVLADNQAIDLSQSLADVNFHWLESLEEVVTAAIKLA from the coding sequence ATGGATTTACTCGAATACCAAGCCAAGGAAATATTTGCTCAGGTAGGTATCCCCATTTTACCTTCCCAACCAATCCACGAACCGGGGGGACTAAAAAGATTAAACATTCCCTACCCCATCGTGCTGAAGTCCCAGGTACGAGCGGGAGGACGGGGAAAAGCAGGGGGGGTGAAATTTGTCGCTAATACCATTGATGCGATCGCTGCTGCCCATGCTATCTTTCATTTACCGATCGCCGGAGAATATCCAGAGGTAATTCTAGCAGAAGCCCGGTATAATCCGCAACAAGAGATATTTTTAGCCATTTTACTCGATTATCATCTGCAAAGACCGGTTTTACTGGGTGCGAGTCAAGGGGGGATGGATGTGGACAGTTTACTGGCAACCATGCAAAAAGTGGTCATTGAAGAGAGATTTTCCCCCTATCTCTGTCGGCAATTAGCCGTATCTATGGGTTTAAGAGGGTCTTTGATCGAGTCTATCAGTCAAATTCTCGAAAAAATGTATAGTCTCTTTGTCAGCAAAGATCTCGATATTATCGAGATTAATCCCCTGGGTATCAACGAAACTGGGGAAGTGATGGCCCTAGATGGCAAAATAACTGTTAATGATGCCGCTTTAGCCAGACATCTCGATCTTCTGGCCTTGACCCCACCCCAATTACAATCCCCTTGGTCGATAATTGATCAAACTGGCCGAATAGCGATGATCAGCAATGGCCAGGGTTTGATGTCCACTGTCTGGGATGCCTTAGCCAGCAAGGGAGCAAAACTAGCAGCCTGGCTTATACTGGAGGAAAGACTAGAATTAGAGCAATTAAACGAGCAAATAGAGTCCGGTCTGCAACAATTCCAACTATTGGCCGATTTAAAAGTGATTATCGTTGATATTATCAGTTATCCCGACTTTGGCCAAAAAGCGATCGAGACTATTAGTAATTACTACCGCAGTTATAGCCCATTATCACCCAGCCGGGGCAGCGGCGAACGAACGATCCGGGCCACCCGACAGGAAAGACAAACCTTGCAACCTCGATCTTTTCTCAATCCCACCCTACCACAAATAATTTTTCGCGTCCTAGCTGACAACCAAGCGATCGATCTCAGTCAGAGTTTAGCTGATGTTAACTTTCATTGGTTAGAGTCTTTAGAAGAGGTGGTCACTGCAGCCATTAAATTAGCCTAG
- a CDS encoding GDP-L-fucose synthase family protein: MLNLSEQRIVVTGGAGFLGRQVVNQLIAAGANPAKITIPRSKDCDLRVWENCQRLADQEDLIIHLAAHVGGIGLNREKPAELFYDNLMMGTQLIHAAYLAGVQKFVCVGTICAYPKFTPVPFHEDDLWSGYPEETNAPYGIAKKALLVQLESYRLQYGFNGIYLLPVNLYGPEDNFDPGSSHVIPALIRKVYEAQQRGDKQLPVWGDGSPTREFLYSTDAARGIVMASQFYNESDPVNLGTNYEISIKDLVELICDLMGFDGEIVWEIDKPNGQPRRCLDTTRAQEKFGFVAQMEFKEGLQKTIEWYRQNAA, from the coding sequence ATGCTGAATTTAAGCGAACAGAGAATCGTCGTCACCGGGGGGGCTGGATTTTTAGGTCGGCAAGTAGTTAATCAATTAATTGCAGCGGGGGCAAATCCCGCAAAAATTACAATTCCTCGGTCCAAAGATTGTGATTTAAGAGTTTGGGAAAACTGTCAACGTTTAGCCGACCAAGAAGATTTAATTATCCATTTGGCTGCCCATGTGGGAGGTATCGGTCTCAATCGGGAAAAACCTGCCGAATTATTCTATGATAATTTGATGATGGGAACCCAATTAATTCACGCTGCCTATCTAGCAGGAGTGCAAAAATTTGTCTGTGTGGGGACAATTTGTGCCTATCCAAAATTTACTCCAGTACCTTTCCATGAAGACGATTTATGGTCAGGATATCCCGAAGAAACCAATGCGCCTTATGGTATCGCTAAAAAGGCTTTATTGGTACAATTAGAGTCCTATCGTTTGCAGTATGGTTTCAACGGAATTTATCTTTTACCGGTGAATTTATACGGGCCAGAGGATAATTTTGATCCGGGTAGTTCCCATGTAATTCCTGCTTTAATTCGCAAGGTTTATGAGGCACAACAACGGGGGGATAAACAACTTCCTGTCTGGGGAGATGGTAGTCCAACCCGGGAGTTTCTCTACTCCACCGATGCAGCGCGAGGCATTGTCATGGCCAGTCAATTCTATAATGAATCAGACCCGGTTAATCTTGGTACAAATTATGAGATTTCTATCAAAGATTTAGTGGAATTAATCTGTGATTTAATGGGTTTTGATGGCGAAATTGTTTGGGAAATAGATAAACCGAATGGTCAACCGCGACGCTGTTTAGATACAACCCGCGCTCAGGAAAAATTCGGTTTTGTTGCTCAAATGGAATTTAAAGAAGGTTTGCAAAAAACCATTGAATGGTATCGGCAAAACGCCGCTTAG
- the gmd gene encoding GDP-mannose 4,6-dehydratase: MTQPKRALITGITGQDGSYLSELLLEKGYEVHGIIRRTSTFNTDRIDHIYIDPHQPDAKLFLHYGDLTDGTTLRRILEQVQPVEVYNLGAQSHVRVSFDAPEYTVDAVGVGVLRLLEAIRDYQKRTGIEVRFYQAGSSEMFGKVMEVPQKETTPFYPRSPYACAKVYGHWQTINYRESYDLFACNGILFNHESPRRGETFVTRKITRALARIIAGQQKKLYLGNLDSKRDWGYAKDYVRAMWLMLQQEEPDDYVVATNETYSIREFLDISFQYVNLNWQDYVEFDQRYLRPAEVDLLIGDSTKAREKLGWQPSVTFEGLVKLMVDADLAALGINLNNGGDSQQLLKDLAYLRNRSMTTVD; this comes from the coding sequence ATGACTCAACCGAAACGCGCCCTAATTACCGGCATCACCGGTCAAGATGGTTCCTATCTGAGCGAATTATTATTAGAAAAAGGCTATGAAGTCCACGGTATCATCCGTCGTACCTCAACTTTTAACACCGATCGCATCGATCATATCTACATTGACCCCCACCAGCCCGATGCTAAATTATTTCTTCATTATGGCGACCTCACCGACGGGACGACCCTGCGGCGTATCCTCGAACAAGTGCAACCGGTAGAAGTGTATAATTTAGGGGCCCAATCCCACGTTCGGGTTAGTTTTGATGCCCCAGAATACACCGTTGATGCTGTCGGTGTGGGTGTCTTAAGACTACTAGAAGCAATTCGGGATTACCAAAAAAGAACTGGCATCGAAGTGCGTTTCTATCAAGCAGGTTCCTCGGAAATGTTCGGGAAAGTCATGGAAGTTCCCCAAAAAGAAACCACGCCATTTTATCCCCGCAGTCCCTACGCTTGTGCGAAAGTTTACGGTCACTGGCAAACAATCAACTATCGGGAATCCTACGACTTATTTGCCTGTAACGGCATTTTATTTAACCATGAATCCCCCCGGCGTGGAGAAACTTTTGTCACGCGCAAAATTACCCGCGCTTTGGCCCGAATTATTGCCGGACAACAGAAAAAACTCTATCTAGGAAATCTCGATTCTAAACGGGATTGGGGTTATGCTAAGGACTATGTGCGGGCGATGTGGTTAATGTTACAACAGGAAGAACCGGATGATTATGTGGTGGCGACCAATGAAACCTATTCTATCCGGGAGTTTCTCGATATTTCTTTCCAATACGTTAATTTAAATTGGCAGGATTATGTGGAGTTTGATCAACGTTATTTGCGTCCAGCGGAAGTGGATTTATTGATAGGAGATTCCACAAAAGCCAGAGAGAAATTAGGCTGGCAGCCTTCGGTGACGTTCGAGGGACTGGTAAAATTAATGGTAGATGCGGATTTAGCGGCTTTGGGGATTAATCTTAATAACGGTGGTGATAGCCAACAGTTATTAAAAGATTTGGCTTATCTTCGCAATCGTTCGATGACAACTGTGGATTAA
- a CDS encoding TIGR03792 family protein yields the protein MVIEWLEFQVNPEAREKFIQKDQEIWTKFLAKQPGFLGKELWINPAIEEELIIVVHWQTQEQWKAISKNLLDETEAKFSLAMGKDNYQLLKVKEFQVRKFRENCQNHLESMQPR from the coding sequence ATGGTCATTGAGTGGTTAGAATTTCAAGTTAACCCCGAAGCGAGGGAAAAATTTATCCAAAAAGATCAAGAAATTTGGACAAAGTTTTTAGCAAAACAACCTGGTTTTTTAGGTAAGGAGCTTTGGATTAATCCCGCCATCGAGGAAGAATTAATTATCGTTGTCCATTGGCAAACGCAAGAACAGTGGAAAGCTATCTCCAAAAATTTACTTGATGAGACCGAAGCCAAATTTTCTCTAGCCATGGGAAAAGATAATTATCAATTACTCAAAGTCAAGGAATTTCAAGTCAGAAAATTCCGAGAAAATTGTCAGAACCATTTAGAATCTATGCAGCCCAGATAA
- a CDS encoding metallophosphoesterase family protein → MQRRKFLLISGSLGGFSLAACAHQILQPVTSKNPPESAVKQAQKGKKVKIIVISDLNSQYGSTTYDPEIDRAIPLIINHKPDLVLCGGDMVAGQKSSLTETAINAMWSAFDHHIAAPLRAAKIPFAFTIGNHDASGALSAGKFIYAKERKLAQDYWQNPQHNTSLNFIDKTGFPFYYTFTQNGIFYLVWDASTHLISGQQLNWAAKNLSSSDAKNAKMRLVIGHLPLYGIAVGRNRPGDYLADAEQLRAFLEGHQVHTYISGHAHAYYPGKRGQLQLLHAGALGSGPRRLLNSEQAPRKTLTIVDINPHQQETVYTTYDMKTQEAINITSLPPLIMAPNGQVLRRDIPSVN, encoded by the coding sequence ATGCAACGCCGTAAATTTTTGCTGATTAGTGGCAGTTTAGGCGGTTTTAGCTTGGCAGCTTGCGCTCATCAAATTTTACAGCCTGTTACTTCCAAAAATCCCCCTGAGTCGGCTGTTAAACAAGCACAAAAGGGTAAAAAAGTCAAGATAATTGTGATTAGTGACCTTAATAGTCAATACGGTTCCACTACTTACGATCCCGAAATCGATCGAGCTATCCCCTTAATTATCAATCATAAACCCGATCTCGTCCTCTGTGGTGGCGACATGGTGGCAGGACAAAAAAGCAGCTTGACAGAGACAGCAATTAACGCTATGTGGTCAGCCTTTGATCACCATATCGCCGCGCCCCTGCGAGCTGCTAAAATACCCTTTGCTTTTACCATCGGTAATCATGACGCTTCTGGAGCTTTATCCGCAGGAAAATTTATCTATGCTAAGGAGAGAAAATTAGCCCAAGATTATTGGCAAAACCCCCAACATAATACAAGTTTAAATTTTATCGATAAAACCGGCTTTCCTTTTTATTATACTTTCACTCAAAATGGTATATTCTATCTAGTCTGGGATGCCTCCACTCATTTAATCTCTGGGCAACAACTAAATTGGGCAGCAAAAAACTTGAGTAGTAGCGACGCTAAAAATGCTAAAATGCGGCTAGTAATCGGTCATTTACCCCTCTACGGTATTGCCGTGGGCAGAAATCGACCGGGGGATTATTTAGCCGATGCCGAGCAATTAAGAGCGTTTTTAGAGGGCCATCAGGTGCATACTTATATTAGTGGCCACGCTCACGCTTACTATCCGGGTAAACGGGGGCAATTACAATTATTACACGCAGGAGCTTTAGGCAGTGGACCGCGACGGTTATTGAACAGTGAACAAGCACCTAGAAAAACCCTAACAATTGTCGATATTAATCCCCATCAACAGGAAACAGTTTACACCACCTACGACATGAAAACCCAAGAGGCGATCAATATTACCAGTTTACCTCCTTTAATTATGGCTCCCAACGGGCAGGTTTTACGTCGAGATATTCCATCGGTTAACTAG
- a CDS encoding BrnT family toxin — MTSTFDWDSRREADNKAKHGVDFETAQYAFFDPHRLIVHDVQHSDSEERWFCIGKVKDRVLTVRFTYRDGVIRIFGAAEWRKWRKFYEEHNP; from the coding sequence ATGACAAGCACTTTCGATTGGGATAGTCGAAGAGAAGCTGACAATAAGGCTAAACATGGTGTGGACTTTGAGACTGCTCAATATGCGTTTTTCGATCCACATCGTTTGATTGTCCATGATGTCCAACATAGTGACTCAGAGGAACGTTGGTTTTGTATTGGTAAGGTAAAAGACCGGGTTTTAACGGTGCGTTTTACTTACCGCGATGGAGTGATTCGTATATTTGGCGCAGCTGAATGGCGTAAATGGAGAAAATTCTATGAAGAACATAACCCCTGA
- a CDS encoding glutamyl-tRNA reductase — protein sequence MNIAVVGLSHKTAPVEIREKLSIPEAKIESALTHLKGYPHIQEVAIISTCNRLEIYAVVTDTEKGVVEITQFLAEIGHIPLNVLRRYLFTLLHQDAVRHLLRVSAGLESLVLGEGQILAQVKNTHKLAQKYNTISQLLDRLFKQAMTAGKRVRTETSIGTGAVSISSAAVELAHAKMTDLSSKKIAIIGAGKMSRLLVTHLLAKGSQQIAIVNRSQRRAQELAREFPNLPLQLYGLEEMMATVAASDIVFTSTGATEPILTKNLLTEVTIAANSLMLIDISVPRNVHTDVKELAQVQAFNVDDLKAVVAANQESRRQMAREAEALLEQEVEAFELWWRSLDTVPTISCLRSKIEDIREQELEKALSRLGTEFAEKHQEVIEAMTRGIVNKILHEPMVQLRAQQDIEARKRCLQSLQMLFNLSVGEEYS from the coding sequence ATGAATATTGCTGTAGTGGGCTTGAGTCACAAGACAGCCCCTGTGGAAATTCGTGAAAAATTGAGTATCCCGGAAGCGAAAATCGAGTCCGCCCTTACCCACCTCAAGGGTTATCCCCACATCCAAGAGGTGGCTATTATCAGCACCTGTAACCGTTTGGAGATCTACGCCGTGGTTACGGATACGGAGAAGGGCGTGGTGGAAATTACCCAGTTTCTCGCTGAAATCGGGCATATTCCCCTTAATGTCCTGCGTCGTTATCTGTTTACCCTACTGCATCAGGATGCTGTCCGTCATCTGCTCCGGGTATCCGCCGGTTTAGAAAGTCTTGTCCTCGGTGAAGGGCAAATTCTCGCTCAAGTTAAAAATACCCATAAATTAGCTCAGAAGTACAATACTATTAGCCAGTTACTCGATCGCCTGTTTAAACAAGCGATGACTGCCGGTAAACGCGTCCGCACGGAAACCAGCATCGGCACAGGAGCCGTATCGATCAGTTCGGCGGCGGTGGAGTTAGCCCATGCTAAGATGACAGACCTCAGCAGCAAAAAAATCGCTATTATCGGGGCAGGGAAAATGTCCCGATTATTAGTTACGCACCTTCTGGCTAAGGGTTCTCAGCAAATTGCGATCGTCAATCGCTCCCAAAGACGGGCCCAGGAGTTGGCCCGTGAATTTCCTAACCTACCGCTGCAACTATATGGCTTAGAAGAGATGATGGCTACGGTAGCGGCATCGGATATCGTCTTCACCAGTACGGGAGCCACGGAACCAATTTTAACTAAAAATTTATTGACAGAAGTGACGATTGCTGCTAACTCGCTGATGTTAATCGATATTTCCGTTCCCCGTAACGTCCACACCGACGTGAAGGAATTGGCCCAAGTGCAAGCTTTTAACGTCGATGATCTCAAGGCGGTGGTTGCCGCCAATCAGGAAAGTCGCCGTCAGATGGCTAGGGAAGCAGAGGCACTCCTAGAGCAGGAAGTGGAAGCTTTCGAGCTTTGGTGGCGTTCTTTGGACACTGTACCGACAATTAGCTGTTTAAGAAGCAAAATTGAAGATATTCGCGAACAGGAATTAGAAAAAGCCCTCTCCCGTCTGGGGACGGAATTCGCCGAAAAACACCAAGAAGTTATCGAAGCAATGACCCGCGGTATCGTTAATAAAATCCTTCACGAACCCATGGTACAACTGCGGGCCCAACAGGATATCGAAGCGCGTAAGCGCTGTTTACAATCCCTGCAAATGCTCTTTAATCTCAGTGTCGGAGAAGAATATAGTTAG
- the glpX gene encoding class II fructose-bisphosphatase, which translates to MESTLGLEIIEVVEQAAIASSKWMGKGEKNTADHVAVEAMRERMNKIHMRGRIVIGEGERDEAPMLYIGEEVGICTQVDAKQYCNPDELVEIDIAVDPCEGTNLVAYGQNGSMAVLAISEKGGLFAAPDFYMKKLAAPPAAKGHVDINKSATENLKVLSDCLNRSIEELVVVVMDRPRHKELIQEIRNAGARVRLISDGDVSAAISCAFSGTNIHALMGIGAAPEGVISAAAMRCLGGHFQGQLIYDPEVVKTGLIGESREGNIARLQEMGITNPDRVYGCEELASGETVLFAACGITPGTLMEGVRFFHGGARTQSLVISTQSKTARFVDTVHLFDQPKYIQLR; encoded by the coding sequence GTGGAAAGTACGCTAGGGTTAGAAATTATCGAAGTGGTCGAACAGGCTGCCATTGCCTCCTCGAAGTGGATGGGTAAAGGCGAAAAAAATACCGCCGATCACGTCGCTGTGGAAGCGATGCGCGAACGGATGAATAAAATCCATATGCGCGGTCGCATCGTTATCGGAGAAGGGGAAAGAGACGAGGCTCCCATGCTCTATATTGGCGAAGAAGTGGGTATCTGTACCCAAGTTGATGCCAAACAATATTGTAATCCCGACGAATTAGTCGAAATCGATATCGCCGTCGATCCCTGCGAAGGCACTAACTTGGTTGCCTACGGTCAAAATGGTTCTATGGCCGTGTTAGCGATCTCCGAAAAAGGCGGATTATTCGCTGCCCCTGACTTTTATATGAAAAAATTAGCGGCTCCCCCAGCAGCTAAAGGTCATGTGGATATTAATAAATCGGCGACGGAAAACCTGAAAGTTCTTTCCGATTGTCTCAATCGTTCGATCGAAGAACTGGTGGTAGTAGTTATGGATCGTCCCCGTCACAAGGAATTAATCCAAGAAATCCGCAACGCTGGGGCGAGAGTTCGTCTGATCAGCGATGGTGACGTATCGGCCGCTATTTCCTGCGCTTTTTCGGGAACTAATATTCATGCTCTCATGGGTATCGGTGCCGCTCCGGAAGGGGTAATCTCGGCGGCGGCTATGCGTTGTCTGGGGGGTCACTTCCAGGGACAATTAATCTATGATCCCGAAGTGGTCAAAACCGGTTTAATCGGTGAAAGTCGCGAGGGTAATATCGCTCGTCTGCAAGAAATGGGGATCACCAATCCCGATCGCGTTTACGGTTGCGAAGAATTAGCCAGTGGCGAAACCGTCCTCTTTGCCGCCTGTGGGATCACCCCCGGCACCCTGATGGAAGGGGTACGCTTCTTCCACGGTGGCGCTCGTACCCAAAGCTTGGTTATCTCCACCCAATCGAAAACCGCTCGCTTTGTCGATACCGTTCACCTGTTCGACCAACCCAAATACATTCAACTGAGATAA
- a CDS encoding VOC family protein, protein MHHASIRTANIHRAIAFYQLLGFTIEERFTTGYTLACWLTGLNGRIELIQIPQPKPAPDAFGDQHYVGYYHLSFDLTENVSNLPEWLEKLTNNFQQAHQEDADLYQPLNILLPPQQQMIGDLVYEVTFIADTDGLPLEFIRSLTPKSALKLSITEMEATVPAKTP, encoded by the coding sequence ATGCACCATGCTTCTATTCGGACGGCTAATATCCATCGGGCGATCGCTTTTTATCAACTTCTCGGTTTTACCATCGAGGAAAGATTCACCACGGGTTATACTTTGGCCTGTTGGCTAACCGGGTTAAACGGACGCATCGAATTAATCCAAATTCCCCAACCGAAACCTGCACCCGATGCCTTTGGTGATCAGCATTATGTCGGTTATTATCACTTGTCTTTTGACCTAACAGAAAATGTCAGCAATTTACCAGAATGGTTAGAAAAATTAACAAATAACTTTCAGCAAGCTCATCAAGAGGATGCCGATCTATATCAACCTTTAAACATTCTTTTGCCACCCCAACAACAGATGATCGGCGATCTTGTCTATGAAGTCACCTTTATTGCCGACACAGACGGTTTACCCCTGGAATTTATCCGTAGTTTAACGCCGAAATCAGCACTCAAGCTCTCCATAACTGAGATGGAGGCGACAGTGCCAGCAAAAACTCCCTAG
- a CDS encoding TIGR02652 family protein, which produces MINASLQYPVFGPDIHCPHCRQLIPALTLTDTYLCPRHGAFEADPKTGELVHLQSGRHWRLWNGEWYRQHTHPDGIRFEIHEALDRLYTQGFKATKVIIANRYRDLVSSYLERNTTWRGNELGEATIPRLYGLPVEFSPDAPDQPCWDVINFDLEKEPGVPKRYPYFRLFD; this is translated from the coding sequence ATGATCAATGCAAGTTTACAATACCCTGTTTTTGGACCCGATATCCATTGTCCTCACTGTCGGCAGCTAATCCCCGCCCTCACTTTGACGGATACCTATTTGTGTCCGCGCCATGGAGCTTTTGAAGCCGATCCCAAAACGGGTGAGTTGGTTCACTTGCAGTCAGGACGGCATTGGCGACTCTGGAATGGTGAGTGGTATCGTCAACACACTCACCCGGATGGTATTCGTTTTGAGATTCACGAAGCACTCGATCGTCTCTATACTCAAGGATTTAAAGCGACTAAAGTAATTATTGCCAACCGTTATCGCGATTTAGTTAGTTCCTACCTAGAACGTAACACCACTTGGCGCGGTAATGAACTGGGTGAAGCCACTATTCCCCGTCTCTACGGTTTACCAGTAGAATTTAGCCCCGATGCCCCCGATCAACCCTGTTGGGATGTAATTAACTTTGATCTGGAAAAAGAACCGGGGGTTCCCAAACGTTATCCCTATTTTCGTCTTTTTGATTAA